The following proteins are encoded in a genomic region of Leptospira langatensis:
- a CDS encoding putative solute-binding protein, whose protein sequence is MKSFLKITAIILVLLGISAGNRPMQAAETVDRSMCVFDPSGAHGDVYKAAQRYQAQALSWGIRLDLKAYTDEVVANSDFKAGKCHLAFLTSLRVRGYVHASGSLEAIGALPSYDLLHKTIELLASPQARKLNVDGDYETVAMFPGGAVYLLLRDKNLKDIKDLAGRKIATLTYDQAATTMVDVVGASMVPAEIATFAGIFNNGRADACYSPAIGIKPLELMKGISPNGGIVRFPIGQLTFQIVARHKDFADGFGNSSRAWAATQFDSMLSLTKKAEQEIPAKYWLEVPKDLQKNYFEKFREVRVKLRDKKVYHPAILKLMKRVRCNADKEAAECSDNLE, encoded by the coding sequence ATGAAGAGCTTTCTCAAAATAACGGCAATTATTCTGGTACTACTAGGAATTTCCGCCGGAAACCGCCCTATGCAGGCAGCGGAAACCGTGGATAGATCCATGTGCGTATTCGACCCATCCGGCGCTCACGGTGACGTGTATAAAGCCGCACAAAGATACCAAGCCCAAGCATTGAGCTGGGGAATCCGTTTGGATCTAAAGGCTTATACCGATGAGGTAGTTGCGAATTCGGATTTCAAAGCAGGCAAATGTCATCTAGCATTCTTGACTTCCTTAAGAGTAAGAGGTTATGTTCATGCTTCCGGTTCCCTGGAGGCAATCGGCGCACTTCCGAGCTACGACCTTCTTCATAAGACTATCGAGTTGCTTGCGAGCCCTCAGGCGAGAAAGTTGAATGTGGACGGGGACTATGAAACTGTCGCAATGTTCCCAGGTGGAGCTGTCTACCTTCTTTTGAGGGACAAGAACTTGAAAGATATCAAGGATTTGGCCGGAAGAAAGATTGCAACTTTGACCTACGACCAGGCTGCGACTACGATGGTGGACGTTGTGGGTGCTTCTATGGTTCCGGCTGAGATCGCAACCTTTGCGGGAATCTTCAATAACGGTAGGGCAGACGCTTGTTATTCTCCTGCAATCGGGATCAAGCCTCTGGAATTAATGAAAGGGATTTCTCCAAACGGAGGGATCGTTCGTTTTCCGATCGGACAATTGACCTTCCAGATCGTCGCTCGTCATAAGGATTTTGCGGACGGCTTTGGGAATTCTTCCAGAGCATGGGCCGCGACCCAATTCGACTCAATGCTTTCTTTGACCAAGAAGGCGGAGCAGGAGATCCCTGCCAAGTATTGGCTGGAAGTCCCGAAAGACCTACAGAAGAATTACTTCGAGAAATTTAGGGAAGTTAGGGTTAAGCTTAGGGACAAGAAGGTGTATCATCCTGCTATCCTTAAGTTGATGAAACGTGTTCGTTGCAACGCGGATAAAGAAGCCGCAGAATGCTCGGACAATCTTGAATAA